From a single Okeanomitos corallinicola TIOX110 genomic region:
- a CDS encoding alpha/beta hydrolase has protein sequence MLTRNSWKTAKLLAGVISTIAVTPVLGLNSAAKAAEQVILRYGPLEETASLTDLKKTVDNGKFPDSIGTFTKRLTEQQNNFLVRGLKARIPLNVVTLNRLLNTQLGQTVLSDIATALDRKDDAGVQAVRAGLILAANSPEGLSILSFISAYPSQNLKINVPQALTVGRTLNMGFWRTQQFMLAMTPRLDPRKIKINRSFDPTKSGNNQVQIINLNLNDEKRQRNIPVDIYWSNSANTKKPVIVFSHGYGSVRTDLKYLAEHLTSHGYVVAALEHPGSNFTANQNKGSFQAQEFVDRPQDVSFVIDELAKINQATDNPLQGKLATNNVMVVGYSFGGTTALALAGGEFQTSSLRESCEQNIDKLNLVQGFMCQAKDLPENSYQLRDERVKKIVALTPATSFLFGETGLSKVQVPTLILTGSTDSITPTLSEHIPSFAKIPSPKWLAAAVGATHLSVIDPSLTDGKPGEPKLSFSNREVFGDKAVDVRNYIKAVTLAMAAQSTSEADQYAAFLTPGYAQVASTRLFPFRLLTDLPPGAGLMPKNQQQ, from the coding sequence ATGTTGACAAGAAACAGCTGGAAAACAGCCAAATTACTCGCAGGTGTCATCAGTACCATTGCAGTTACCCCAGTTTTAGGATTAAACTCCGCTGCAAAAGCAGCAGAACAAGTAATTCTCCGTTATGGACCCCTAGAAGAAACAGCTTCCCTGACAGATTTAAAAAAAACAGTAGATAATGGTAAATTTCCTGATAGTATAGGCACTTTCACCAAAAGATTAACTGAACAACAAAATAATTTTTTAGTGCGGGGATTAAAAGCGAGAATACCCCTCAATGTTGTTACTCTCAATCGCTTACTGAATACCCAACTTGGTCAGACAGTTCTGAGCGATATCGCTACGGCTTTAGATCGCAAAGATGACGCAGGAGTGCAAGCAGTGAGAGCAGGTTTAATTTTAGCCGCAAACTCACCAGAAGGTTTATCTATACTCAGTTTTATTTCTGCCTATCCTAGCCAAAACTTAAAAATTAATGTCCCACAAGCTTTGACTGTGGGTAGAACTTTGAATATGGGTTTTTGGCGGACTCAGCAATTTATGCTGGCCATGACTCCCCGTCTTGATCCTCGCAAAATTAAAATCAATCGCTCTTTTGATCCGACCAAATCAGGAAATAACCAAGTCCAAATAATCAACTTAAACTTAAATGATGAAAAACGGCAACGTAATATTCCCGTTGATATTTATTGGTCAAATTCTGCCAATACAAAAAAACCTGTAATTGTCTTTTCCCATGGTTATGGTTCAGTGCGGACTGATTTAAAATACCTGGCTGAACATCTGACTTCTCATGGTTATGTGGTTGCAGCTTTAGAACATCCTGGTAGTAATTTTACAGCTAATCAAAATAAAGGTTCTTTCCAAGCTCAAGAATTTGTTGACCGTCCCCAAGATGTGAGTTTTGTAATTGATGAATTAGCAAAAATCAACCAAGCAACTGATAATCCATTACAAGGAAAATTAGCGACTAATAATGTAATGGTTGTGGGTTATTCCTTTGGTGGTACTACAGCTTTAGCATTAGCTGGTGGAGAATTTCAAACATCTAGTCTGCGAGAAAGTTGTGAACAAAATATAGATAAATTAAACTTGGTACAAGGGTTCATGTGTCAGGCTAAGGACTTACCTGAAAATAGTTACCAACTTCGAGATGAGAGAGTTAAAAAGATAGTAGCTTTAACTCCTGCAACCTCATTTCTGTTTGGGGAAACAGGTTTATCTAAAGTGCAAGTACCAACTTTAATTTTGACTGGTTCAACGGATAGTATCACCCCTACTTTAAGTGAACATATTCCTAGTTTTGCCAAAATTCCCTCTCCTAAATGGTTAGCTGCTGCGGTTGGTGCTACTCATTTAAGTGTGATAGATCCTAGTTTGACTGATGGTAAACCAGGAGAACCGAAATTATCTTTTTCTAATCGGGAAGTTTTCGGTGACAAAGCTGTGGATGTTCGCAATTACATCAAAGCTGTTACTTTAGCAATGGCCGCACAATCAACCTCGGAAGCTGATCAATATGCAGCGTTTTTGACTCCTGGTTATGCTCAAGTTGCATCAACTCGATTATTTCCATTTCGTCTTTTAACTGATCTTCCTCCCGGTGCGGGTTTAATGCCAAAAAATCAGCAACAGTAA
- a CDS encoding energy-coupling factor transporter transmembrane protein EcfT yields the protein MDLLRSLPLGLYLEQPETWLHKLDPRVKLIWLLSFLTSYVVANNYWRIFLVVILIVITLFARIPLRVWRQQMGWLLVLSFMVLAIGSISPDGLGISYSPRLPANEQVLKPLTTDKEQKTKSAPKIVDSNKKYKYVLFHEGPIRVNRRSVDLAISLSTIVFTLIYSTNLYLLTTAPEEITSGMESLMQPLRRFKIPVTELMLTLTLSLRFIPLVLEEIQNLIRSVMTRAINWKKLGLKGGAKVWLIVIERLLENLLLRSEQMANAMVVRGFTSPNEHRVKWQELKLRIGDWLAIGILIVFWGLRIAFGTDIS from the coding sequence ATGGACTTATTGCGATCGCTCCCCCTTGGCTTATACTTAGAACAACCAGAAACCTGGCTACACAAATTAGACCCCAGAGTTAAATTAATTTGGTTATTGAGTTTCCTTACCAGCTATGTAGTTGCTAACAACTATTGGCGGATATTTTTAGTGGTAATTTTGATTGTCATTACCCTATTTGCCAGAATTCCCCTGAGAGTGTGGCGGCAGCAAATGGGCTGGCTGTTAGTGCTATCATTTATGGTATTAGCAATCGGTTCTATTAGCCCCGATGGACTAGGTATTAGTTATAGTCCTAGATTACCAGCTAATGAACAGGTATTAAAACCTTTAACAACAGACAAAGAACAGAAAACTAAATCCGCTCCCAAAATAGTAGACAGTAATAAAAAATATAAGTATGTGCTATTTCATGAAGGTCCGATTAGAGTAAATCGTCGTTCCGTAGATTTAGCAATTAGTTTAAGTACCATCGTTTTCACCTTAATTTACAGCACTAATTTATATTTATTAACCACTGCACCAGAAGAAATTACTTCTGGGATGGAAAGCTTAATGCAGCCGTTGAGAAGATTTAAAATTCCAGTGACAGAATTGATGTTAACTTTAACATTATCTTTGCGGTTTATTCCCCTTGTTTTAGAAGAAATTCAAAACCTGATTCGTTCTGTCATGACTAGAGCAATTAACTGGAAAAAGTTGGGATTAAAAGGAGGTGCAAAAGTTTGGTTAATTGTGATTGAAAGATTGTTAGAAAATCTGCTATTGAGATCCGAACAAATGGCAAATGCAATGGTGGTTAGAGGTTTTACCAGTCCTAACGAACATCGAGTTAAATGGCAAGAGTTAAAATTAAGAATAGGTGATTGGTTAGCGATTGGGATTTTAATTGTATTTTGGGGATTAAGGATAGCTTTTGGCACGGATATTTCTTAG
- the der gene encoding ribosome biogenesis GTPase Der: MALPIVAIIGRPNVGKSTFVNRLAGDQTAIVHDEPGVTRDRTYRPAFWSDKEFVVVDTGGLVFNDDTEFLPLIRQQAMVALAEACAAIFVVDGQTGPNPADEEVASWLRQQPVPVLLAVNKCESPDHGIIQASEFWELGLGEPYPISAIHGSGTGDLLDELIKHIPEVVETEENTEIKIAIIGRPNVGKSSLLNSFVGEERAIVSPISGTTRDTIDTVIEHEGQTYRLIDTAGIRKKKHIEYGTEFFSINRAFKAIRRADVVLLVLDALDGVTEQDQKLAGRIIDEGRACVIVVNKWDAVEKDSYTIYDYEKSLEARLHFTEWASTIFVSAVTGQRVTKILELVDKAAESHKRRVTTSVVNEVLTDAVSWHSPPTTRGGRQGKIYYGTQVSSQPPTFALFVNEAKRFNDNYRRYIERQFRKQLGFDGTPIRILWRSKKVRDMEVGSVNRATRV; encoded by the coding sequence ATGGCATTGCCAATTGTTGCAATTATCGGCCGCCCCAACGTGGGGAAATCAACCTTTGTAAATCGTTTAGCCGGCGATCAAACAGCGATAGTCCATGATGAACCAGGTGTAACACGCGATCGCACTTACCGCCCAGCATTTTGGAGCGATAAAGAATTTGTAGTAGTTGACACTGGCGGCTTAGTATTTAACGATGATACCGAATTTCTGCCTTTGATTCGTCAACAGGCAATGGTGGCACTTGCAGAAGCCTGTGCAGCTATTTTTGTAGTTGATGGTCAAACAGGGCCAAATCCCGCTGATGAAGAAGTAGCCTCATGGTTGCGTCAACAACCAGTACCAGTGTTATTAGCTGTCAACAAATGCGAATCACCAGACCACGGCATCATCCAAGCCAGTGAATTTTGGGAATTAGGACTAGGTGAACCTTACCCCATTTCCGCCATTCATGGTAGCGGTACGGGAGATTTATTAGATGAGTTAATTAAACACATTCCCGAAGTCGTAGAAACAGAAGAAAATACGGAAATAAAAATTGCGATTATTGGTCGTCCCAATGTTGGTAAATCAAGTCTTTTAAATTCTTTTGTCGGCGAAGAGCGGGCAATAGTTAGCCCTATTTCTGGAACTACCCGCGACACAATTGATACAGTAATTGAGCATGAAGGGCAAACCTACCGCTTAATTGATACGGCCGGGATTAGAAAAAAGAAACATATCGAATACGGAACCGAATTTTTCAGCATTAACCGCGCTTTTAAAGCCATTCGTCGTGCTGACGTGGTTTTATTGGTTTTGGATGCTTTAGATGGAGTCACCGAACAAGACCAAAAATTAGCCGGTCGCATTATTGATGAAGGTCGCGCTTGTGTAATTGTAGTCAATAAATGGGATGCAGTAGAAAAAGACTCCTACACCATTTATGACTATGAAAAGAGTTTAGAAGCGAGGTTACACTTTACAGAATGGGCAAGTACCATTTTTGTCAGTGCAGTAACAGGACAAAGAGTAACTAAAATCTTAGAATTAGTAGATAAAGCCGCTGAATCTCACAAACGCCGTGTTACTACATCCGTAGTTAATGAAGTTCTCACTGATGCAGTTAGCTGGCATTCTCCCCCAACCACAAGAGGCGGCCGTCAAGGTAAAATTTACTATGGTACACAGGTAAGTAGCCAACCACCGACATTTGCCTTATTTGTGAATGAAGCAAAACGCTTCAATGATAACTATCGTCGCTATATAGAAAGACAATTCCGCAAACAATTGGGGTTTGATGGTACACCAATTCGCATACTATGGCGGAGTAAGAAAGTTCGGGATATGGAAGTAGGTAGTGTCAACCGAGCAACTCGCGTGTAA
- a CDS encoding tetratricopeptide repeat protein — MSESLQDKYLALIDEIVETTLKGKISSVEQVYQMLLKSISSGTGEIFELALSDRLNPLQTQVDSESDELKKAKATRSLRAIKTIQTQYKRWQETNKATEVIASAVREITIASNEERLAVFLRYIDPNQKHPLNLSQLQQLAKGLQQFAAANADLTQISIGITQGITSWQHLQENLLSWMYEQKSSLGFGGVPGESGPWASWAKLVKSEIPTAFFQTLAKEESIIEFIQTRENLILKDWVELTIVLQFLQRGLITWFDQQAYDIQAGPKLSISTFLTFAVIWSQLANGLQTQAETFSNSASQIMLQILRTFAQRPYFPMYGGIFASFSGGYLKDALDYLDAPLSSAAGTQEKARILTLLGYSQRALGRYDRSINFHQQALEILIHTEDRACEIANLNHLSRTYVKAEDYGEAINYSQRALILSRQAGDKTGETNALVNLGYSEVMQAQQLETMETEVYETAINYLEQGLKLAEKLGDIQTQSLCFSSLGIAYLVTSQYENAIKYLEFGFKTAQVSGDLYTQGRNLAYLAEAYYQLQNFEKSVYTGSLGMYLLEQISSEEWRQPAGLLTILRGQVGADKFQVLLQQNRPKMISIIGVDGYDYIPELLESY; from the coding sequence GTGTCTGAATCTCTACAAGATAAATACCTAGCATTAATTGATGAAATAGTCGAAACCACTCTGAAAGGGAAAATTAGCTCTGTGGAGCAGGTATATCAAATGTTACTCAAAAGTATTTCTTCCGGTACTGGGGAAATATTTGAGTTAGCTTTGAGCGATCGCTTAAACCCCCTGCAAACCCAAGTAGACAGCGAAAGCGACGAACTCAAAAAAGCCAAAGCTACCCGCAGTTTAAGAGCCATCAAAACCATCCAAACCCAATACAAACGCTGGCAAGAAACTAACAAAGCTACAGAAGTCATAGCCTCAGCAGTCCGAGAAATTACCATCGCCAGTAACGAAGAGCGTTTAGCAGTATTCCTGCGTTATATAGATCCTAATCAAAAACATCCCCTCAATTTATCCCAACTCCAACAACTAGCCAAAGGTTTACAACAATTCGCCGCAGCTAACGCAGATTTAACGCAGATATCTATAGGTATCACCCAGGGAATTACATCTTGGCAACATCTCCAAGAAAACCTCCTCAGTTGGATGTATGAACAAAAAAGTTCTCTCGGTTTTGGTGGAGTACCCGGAGAAAGTGGCCCTTGGGCAAGTTGGGCAAAATTAGTTAAAAGCGAAATCCCCACAGCATTTTTTCAGACTTTAGCTAAAGAAGAATCAATCATTGAATTTATCCAAACACGAGAAAATCTGATTTTAAAAGATTGGGTAGAATTAACAATAGTTTTACAGTTTTTACAACGGGGTTTAATTACTTGGTTTGATCAACAAGCTTACGATATTCAAGCAGGGCCTAAATTATCAATTTCCACATTTTTAACCTTTGCAGTTATTTGGAGTCAATTAGCAAACGGCTTACAAACTCAAGCAGAAACATTTAGTAATTCTGCTTCCCAAATAATGCTACAAATTCTGCGAACCTTTGCCCAACGTCCTTATTTTCCCATGTATGGGGGAATTTTTGCTTCTTTTTCTGGTGGTTATTTAAAAGATGCACTAGATTATTTAGATGCACCTTTAAGTTCTGCGGCAGGAACACAGGAAAAAGCTCGAATTTTAACGTTATTGGGTTATTCTCAACGAGCTTTAGGAAGATATGATCGTTCCATTAATTTCCATCAACAAGCTTTAGAAATTTTGATTCATACTGAAGATAGAGCTTGCGAAATTGCTAATCTCAATCATCTTAGTCGTACCTATGTAAAAGCAGAAGATTATGGTGAGGCAATTAATTATAGTCAAAGGGCATTAATATTAAGTAGACAAGCGGGAGACAAAACTGGAGAAACTAACGCACTGGTAAATTTAGGTTACTCTGAAGTCATGCAAGCACAGCAGTTAGAAACTATGGAAACAGAAGTTTATGAAACTGCAATTAATTATTTAGAACAAGGTTTAAAATTAGCTGAAAAATTAGGTGATATTCAAACTCAATCTTTATGTTTTAGTAGTTTGGGTATTGCTTATCTAGTGACTTCGCAGTATGAGAATGCAATTAAATATTTAGAGTTTGGTTTTAAAACAGCCCAAGTTTCTGGAGATTTATATACTCAAGGTAGAAATTTAGCCTATTTAGCAGAGGCTTATTATCAGTTACAAAATTTTGAAAAGTCTGTTTATACAGGCAGTTTGGGAATGTATTTGTTAGAGCAAATTTCCTCTGAAGAATGGCGACAACCAGCAGGTTTACTAACAATTTTAAGGGGACAAGTTGGAGCAGATAAATTTCAAGTTTTGCTACAACAAAACCGCCCTAAAATGATTTCTATCATCGGCGTAGATGGTTATGATTATATCCCCGAATTATTAGAAAGTTATTAG
- a CDS encoding CoA-binding protein, whose product MNLKSDSKVLIQGFGEFISATHIAQMKAYGTNLVAGVAPGSGGKYKYDLPVFDLVEEVILKFGQIDTTIICVHPYQVLDAALEAIASNIRQIIIISAGVPPLDMVTLLRKTETHEILVVGPNSPGIIVPGKILLGTQPSEFYTPGSVGIVSRSSTLTYEVAWELTKAGLGQSISVSIGSDAIVGSSFPQWLQILDEDETTEAIVLVGQPGGEGEEIAAQYIAEAIDKPVIAYIAGKHAPASKYWHQKGNVATVVKRDPNFGSTKSKLTAFKAAGVPIAEHLPQIPQLLKKVMSNR is encoded by the coding sequence ATGAACTTAAAATCAGACAGTAAAGTTTTAATTCAGGGTTTCGGTGAATTCATATCAGCAACTCATATTGCTCAAATGAAAGCTTATGGTACTAATTTAGTAGCTGGTGTTGCACCTGGTTCTGGTGGAAAATATAAATATGATTTGCCAGTATTTGATTTAGTAGAAGAAGTAATTTTAAAATTTGGGCAAATTGATACAACAATTATTTGTGTCCATCCTTATCAAGTATTAGATGCAGCTTTAGAAGCGATCGCCTCTAATATCCGACAAATAATCATTATTTCTGCTGGTGTACCACCCTTAGACATGGTGACTTTACTCCGCAAAACAGAAACCCATGAAATTTTGGTAGTCGGTCCCAATAGTCCCGGAATTATTGTGCCTGGTAAAATCCTCTTAGGAACTCAACCCAGTGAATTTTATACCCCCGGTTCTGTGGGAATTGTCAGTCGCAGTAGTACCCTTACCTATGAGGTAGCTTGGGAATTAACCAAAGCTGGTTTGGGTCAGTCAATTAGTGTCAGCATTGGTAGTGATGCGATCGTTGGTTCTTCCTTTCCCCAATGGTTACAAATTCTGGATGAAGATGAAACCACAGAAGCGATCGTGTTAGTTGGCCAACCAGGGGGAGAAGGTGAAGAAATTGCCGCACAATACATAGCAGAAGCAATAGATAAACCAGTCATTGCTTATATTGCCGGTAAACACGCACCAGCAAGTAAATATTGGCATCAGAAAGGAAATGTCGCAACTGTTGTCAAACGCGATCCTAATTTTGGCTCAACAAAAAGCAAATTAACAGCTTTCAAAGCAGCAGGAGTTCCCATAGCCGAACATCTCCCCCAAATTCCTCAATTATTGAAAAAGGTAATGAGTAATAGGTAA
- a CDS encoding ATP-grasp domain-containing protein, with protein sequence MDLLEYQVKEWFDQMGIPVLPSQRIDHPTDLKRLNINYPLVLKSQVHADDRVKAGGVRIVETTIDAIATAQNIFNLPILGEFPEVLLAESKYDAQKEFYLAIVLDTALCRPVLLGCKEANIDWESPGEKMQYVVVEQEFSSFYARRLTLKMGLQGALMQSVSDIVEKMYELFIQKDLDLVEINPLAVNGSGQVMVLNGKVRVNERAINRHPEIAEMAAKMIGRHKNSKVNGIFDDWDGAEIQGEIGILANGTGSVLTTLDAVFNAGGKPGMSLNLRHSFLTDTKPTTFCDRLEKGLKILAADNTIKVILINFLGTIPDVTQMSEVIANFIQIDPQELTSYLSNGSKPKTNKLPKLVIRLAGVDFDDARKYLATLADENEQPIVVENLDEAVKLAVDLAKLQKIEKSKLEDKKQKTKGRK encoded by the coding sequence ATGGATTTATTGGAGTACCAAGTTAAAGAATGGTTTGATCAGATGGGAATTCCTGTTTTACCATCTCAAAGAATTGACCATCCTACGGACTTAAAACGCTTAAACATAAATTATCCCCTTGTCCTCAAATCACAGGTACACGCAGATGACAGGGTAAAAGCTGGAGGAGTGAGAATTGTAGAGACTACCATTGATGCGATCGCCACTGCTCAGAATATCTTTAATTTGCCCATTTTGGGGGAATTTCCCGAAGTTTTACTGGCAGAGTCCAAATATGACGCTCAGAAGGAATTCTATTTAGCTATAGTTTTAGATACTGCATTATGTCGTCCAGTCTTGTTAGGTTGTAAAGAAGCAAATATTGATTGGGAATCTCCAGGGGAAAAAATGCAGTATGTGGTTGTAGAACAGGAGTTTTCATCATTTTACGCCAGAAGATTGACCTTAAAAATGGGCTTACAGGGGGCGTTAATGCAGTCGGTAAGCGACATAGTGGAAAAAATGTATGAGTTATTTATTCAGAAAGATTTAGACTTAGTGGAAATAAATCCTTTAGCTGTGAATGGGTCTGGCCAAGTGATGGTTTTAAATGGTAAAGTCAGAGTCAATGAAAGGGCAATTAATAGACATCCAGAAATAGCAGAAATGGCGGCGAAAATGATAGGTCGTCATAAAAATAGCAAAGTGAATGGCATTTTCGATGATTGGGATGGGGCAGAAATTCAAGGTGAAATAGGAATATTAGCTAATGGTACGGGTTCAGTGTTAACAACCTTAGATGCGGTTTTTAATGCTGGTGGTAAACCTGGTATGTCATTAAATTTAAGACATTCTTTTTTAACGGATACGAAACCTACAACTTTTTGCGATCGCCTAGAAAAAGGGCTAAAAATTCTGGCTGCGGACAACACTATTAAAGTAATTCTGATTAATTTTTTGGGGACTATTCCTGATGTTACGCAAATGTCAGAGGTTATTGCCAATTTTATCCAAATAGATCCACAAGAACTAACATCTTATTTATCTAATGGCAGTAAACCAAAAACTAACAAATTACCCAAATTAGTTATTCGTTTAGCTGGTGTTGATTTTGATGATGCTAGAAAATATTTAGCGACACTAGCAGATGAAAATGAACAACCGATAGTAGTAGAAAATTTAGATGAGGCAGTCAAATTAGCAGTGGATCTGGCTAAGTTACAAAAAATAGAAAAGTCAAAACTAGAAGATAAAAAGCAGAAGACAAAAGGCAGAAAGTAA
- a CDS encoding shikimate dehydrogenase has translation MNNQDHNFCQQITGKSQLLGVIGHPIEHSLSPLMHNAALSNLGLDYVYLPFPIAPENLEIAIAGFAAMGVVGFSVTIPHKQTIIPLLSEISPVAEAIGAVNTVTRQGDKWVGTNTDVEGFIAPLQTTYQQNWSQKKAVILGNGGAARAVVAGCIQLGFSEIHVVGRNIYKLKDFRQSWENSPFIDKFQVHNWEELPNLISQADLLVNSTPVGMYPHVDQSPLSAEEMEKLPAGAIAYDLIYIPKPTKFLHLAAQQGAVIIDGLEMLVQQGAAALKIWLQREEVPVAKMRQALQNHLGI, from the coding sequence ATGAATAACCAAGATCATAATTTTTGTCAGCAAATTACTGGAAAATCTCAATTACTGGGAGTTATTGGCCATCCCATAGAACATTCCCTTTCACCTTTGATGCACAATGCAGCGTTGAGTAATTTGGGATTAGATTATGTTTATTTACCTTTTCCTATTGCACCAGAAAATTTAGAAATTGCGATCGCAGGTTTTGCTGCTATGGGTGTGGTTGGTTTTAGTGTGACTATTCCCCACAAACAAACTATCATCCCTTTATTATCAGAAATTTCTCCCGTTGCTGAAGCTATCGGTGCAGTTAATACTGTGACTCGTCAGGGTGACAAATGGGTGGGAACAAATACCGATGTAGAAGGTTTTATTGCTCCTTTACAAACTACTTATCAACAAAATTGGAGTCAAAAAAAAGCAGTTATTTTAGGAAATGGTGGTGCTGCTAGAGCGGTTGTTGCAGGTTGTATTCAGCTAGGTTTTTCAGAGATTCATGTAGTAGGAAGAAATATATATAAGTTAAAAGATTTTCGTCAAAGTTGGGAAAATTCACCCTTTATAGATAAGTTTCAAGTTCATAATTGGGAAGAATTACCAAACTTAATTTCTCAAGCTGACTTGTTAGTAAATTCTACTCCTGTGGGAATGTATCCTCATGTAGATCAATCTCCTTTAAGTGCTGAGGAAATGGAGAAATTACCAGCGGGTGCGATCGCCTATGATTTAATTTACATCCCCAAACCTACAAAATTTTTACACCTAGCAGCACAACAAGGTGCCGTGATTATTGATGGTTTAGAAATGCTAGTTCAACAAGGTGCAGCAGCATTAAAAATTTGGTTGCAAAGGGAAGAAGTCCCTGTTGCTAAAATGCGTCAAGCACTACAAAATCATTTAGGAATATAG
- a CDS encoding Hsp20/alpha crystallin family protein — translation MTLIRYNPWKEIDTLERSVNRLFEDFVPATLKDLTNVARIPAAEMTETDDAVILRLEIPGMEAKDLDIQVTEDSVSISGERKFQHDAEDKTKTRSEFYYGRFQRVIPLPVAVQNTKVTADYKDGILHLTLPKLVEEKNKVVKINLG, via the coding sequence ATGACACTCATTCGTTACAACCCCTGGAAAGAAATTGACACTCTAGAACGTAGTGTTAATCGTCTATTTGAAGATTTTGTACCAGCTACTTTAAAAGATTTAACTAATGTTGCCAGAATTCCTGCTGCGGAAATGACAGAAACTGATGATGCGGTAATCCTCAGATTAGAAATTCCTGGCATGGAAGCTAAAGATTTAGATATTCAAGTTACAGAAGATTCTGTTTCTATCAGTGGAGAACGTAAATTCCAACATGATGCAGAAGATAAAACAAAAACCAGAAGTGAATTTTATTATGGTCGGTTTCAACGGGTAATTCCTTTACCTGTAGCCGTTCAAAATACTAAAGTTACGGCTGACTACAAAGATGGTATTTTACATCTGACTTTGCCTAAGTTGGTGGAAGAAAAGAATAAGGTTGTAAAAATCAATCTTGGTTAA
- a CDS encoding alpha/beta fold hydrolase, translating to MQTVIAPSTTPIPGQYWQWRGHNIYYVKAGDPHPQRPSLLLVHGFGASTDHWRKNITELCQDFQVFAIDLLGFGRSEKAKLEYSGQLWREQLRDFISEVIGEKTVVAGNSLGGYACLCVGAEYPDLVAGVVLLNSAGPFSEVETVKTQIQPTQNPVQKLIGKTFKWTFKQRLFQAVLFQYLRQRWVIRRTLEKVYLDKTAITDQLVTEIQRPAFDQGALDVFVSVFSTPQGEKVDVLLQKLTCPLLLLWGEGDPWMKARERSQKFHQYYPQLTEHFINAGHCPHDEAPDQINSLFRDWVLSIN from the coding sequence ATGCAAACAGTCATAGCACCCTCCACAACTCCCATTCCCGGACAATACTGGCAATGGAGAGGACATAATATTTACTACGTAAAAGCAGGAGATCCACACCCCCAGCGTCCATCTTTACTTTTAGTACATGGTTTTGGTGCTTCCACTGACCACTGGCGAAAAAATATCACTGAACTTTGCCAAGATTTTCAAGTATTCGCTATTGACCTTTTAGGCTTTGGCAGATCAGAAAAAGCTAAATTAGAGTACAGTGGGCAATTATGGCGGGAACAACTGCGAGATTTTATTAGTGAAGTTATTGGTGAAAAAACAGTAGTAGCGGGTAATTCCCTTGGTGGTTATGCTTGTTTGTGTGTGGGTGCAGAATATCCTGATCTTGTTGCTGGGGTAGTATTACTTAATAGTGCGGGGCCTTTTTCTGAAGTAGAAACTGTAAAAACCCAAATTCAACCAACCCAAAATCCTGTACAAAAACTGATTGGTAAAACCTTTAAATGGACTTTTAAACAACGTTTATTTCAGGCTGTATTATTTCAATATCTGCGTCAACGTTGGGTAATTCGTCGTACTTTGGAAAAGGTTTATTTAGATAAAACTGCAATTACCGATCAATTAGTTACAGAAATTCAACGTCCAGCTTTTGATCAAGGTGCTTTAGATGTGTTTGTTTCTGTTTTTAGCACTCCTCAAGGGGAAAAGGTGGATGTTTTACTCCAAAAATTAACCTGTCCTTTATTGTTGTTATGGGGTGAAGGTGATCCTTGGATGAAAGCACGGGAACGTTCGCAAAAATTCCATCAATATTATCCCCAATTAACAGAACATTTTATCAATGCTGGTCATTGTCCCCATGATGAAGCACCAGATCAAATAAACTCTCTGTTCCGAGATTGGGTTTTATCAATTAATTAG